GGGACAGCGCCCATGACGAGGTCTCCCCGATCGACGATGTCCGGGGGAGCGCCGCCTATCGGCGGACAGTGATCGGCGATCTGCTCACTCGGTTTCTGGAGGAGCTCGGATGAAGGCCGATCTCGCGGTCCGCGGCGGCACGGTGGTCACGCCCGGAGGGGCGGTCCGGGCGGACGTCGGGATCGCGGAGGGGAAGATCATCGCGATCGGGACCGACGTCCGCGGGGTCCGGGAGATCGATGCCGCGGGGCGCATCGTCCTTCCCGGGGCGATCGACGCCCACGTCCACATGGAGCTTCCGGTGCGCGGGGACCGGTCGAGCGATGATTTCCACACCGGTACGATCGCCGCGGCGCACGGCGGAGTGACGACGATCGTCGATTTCTCGGTCGGATCATCCGAGACGCGCCTGCCGGAGGAGATCGAGGCCCGGCTGGAGACAGCGAGGAAAGCCGTGATCGACTTCACCCTGTCGGAGGAGATCGAGGCCCGGTTGGAGACGGCCGGAAAGTCCGTGATCGACTTCACCCTGCACGGGGAGGTCGTCGGCTGGACTCCGGGAGGCGAGCGCGAGTTCGCGGAGGCGGTCGAGCTCGGGGTGCGGACGTTCAAGTTCTACACCACGTACTCCCGCTCGGGACGAATGAGCGACGACGGCGTCCTGTACGCCGCGTTCTCCGCCATCTCCCGCCTGGGCGGGACGGCGATGGTGCACGCGGAGAACGACGCGATCATCAACTCACTCACCGACGGGCTCGCCCGCCGTAGGGAGCTGGGGATGGAGTCCCTTCCCAAGGCCCGGCCGGTGATCTGCGAGGAGGAGGCGATCGCCCGGGTCGCGCTGATCGCGCGGCGGACCGGGGTCACCCTTCGGATCGCGCATATCTCGTCCGCGGACGGGCTCGATGCCGCCCGCGCCGCCCGCTGGGACGGAACGCAGCTCATCGCCGAGACGTGTCCGCATTACCTGCTGCTGGACGAGGGGGTGTACGCGCGGGAGGACGCGCACCTCTACGCCGCGATGCCGCCGCTCAGGACGCCGCTGGACAACGCCGCGCTGTGGAACGGGATCGAGGACGGGACGATCGACATGGTCGTCACCGACCACTGCCCGTTCACCCGCGCCCAGAAGCACTGGACCGGCTCGTTCCTTGATCTTCCGTACGGGCTTCCCGGGGTGGAGACGCTGCTCCCGCTCATGTACTCCGCAGGAGTGGCGACCGGGGGGATCACGGTCGAGCGGCTGGCGGAGCTCGTGAGCTCCGGACCGGCGCGGGCGCTTGGGATCTACCCGCGCAAGGGAGCGATCGCGGTCGGGTCCGACGCCGATCTCGTCATCATCGACCCGGAGAAGGAGACGGAGATCGCAGCCGATTCCCTGCACATGAACTGCGATTTCAGCCCGTACGAGGGGATGCGGGTCACCGGCTGGCCGGTGGTCACGATCTCCCGCGGTGCCGTAATCGTCGAGGACGGAAAGTTCCACGGCGAACCGGGACGGGGGGAGTTCATCCCCCAGGGCTAGCCGCACGGTGCGATTTGTGCTATCGTCCAGTGAGGAGGCGATCGAGATGAGGAAGGTTAAAGCAATCGGAATTCTGGTGCTGGTAGCGACGATGTTCGCACTCGGTGGGTGCTTCCTGTTCCCCAACCACCCGCCGATTGCCGCATTCACTCCGATCTATGGGGTCGATACAGAGGGACGATGTTCGCACTCGGTGGGTGCTTCCTCTTTCCCAACCACCCGCCGATTGCCGCATTCACCCCGATCTACGGGGTCGATACAGAGGACCCACTCGTCGTGCGGCTCGACGCGAGCGCGTCGACCGATCCGGACGGGGATGAGATCGTCGCTTACTCGTGGACGTTCTTCCAGGAGGACGGACAACCGGAGGACCACGTAACGATCCTCCCGCAGGAGGCCAGCAAGACGACCACCGATCCCGTGATCACTGTGCGGTTCCCAGTCGAGGGGAACTACACCGTCACCCTGGTCG
The nucleotide sequence above comes from Candidatus Bipolaricaulota bacterium. Encoded proteins:
- a CDS encoding amidohydrolase family protein, giving the protein MKADLAVRGGTVVTPGGAVRADVGIAEGKIIAIGTDVRGVREIDAAGRIVLPGAIDAHVHMELPVRGDRSSDDFHTGTIAAAHGGVTTIVDFSVGSSETRLPEEIEARLETARKAVIDFTLSEEIEARLETAGKSVIDFTLHGEVVGWTPGGEREFAEAVELGVRTFKFYTTYSRSGRMSDDGVLYAAFSAISRLGGTAMVHAENDAIINSLTDGLARRRELGMESLPKARPVICEEEAIARVALIARRTGVTLRIAHISSADGLDAARAARWDGTQLIAETCPHYLLLDEGVYAREDAHLYAAMPPLRTPLDNAALWNGIEDGTIDMVVTDHCPFTRAQKHWTGSFLDLPYGLPGVETLLPLMYSAGVATGGITVERLAELVSSGPARALGIYPRKGAIAVGSDADLVIIDPEKETEIAADSLHMNCDFSPYEGMRVTGWPVVTISRGAVIVEDGKFHGEPGRGEFIPQG
- a CDS encoding PKD domain-containing protein is translated as MFALGGCFLFPNHPPIAAFTPIYGVDTEDPLVVRLDASASTDPDGDEIVAYSWTFFQEDGQPEDHVTILPQEASKTTTDPVITVRFPVEGNYTVTLVVRDARGKDSDPVSLEVTVPYVPTSPTE